From Streptomyces sp. GSL17-111, one genomic window encodes:
- the nth gene encoding endonuclease III, with protein sequence MSASGDSARGERGSANRSKAASPGGRKGARAKPETRLGMVRRARRINRELADVYYYAHPELDFENPFQLLVATVLSAQTTDLRVNQTTPALFAAYPTPEDMAAADPELLEQLIRPTGFFRNKTKSLIGLSAALRDDFAGEVPATLEELVKLPGVGRKTAFVVLGNAFGVPGLTVDTHFGRLVRRWGLTDQTDPDRVETEIAEIIPKKEWTDFSHRTIFHGRRVCHSRKPACGACPIAELCPAYGEGETDPEKARKLLKYEMGGQPGQRLRPPADYPGEPAPGPSADQPADPGVAR encoded by the coding sequence GTGAGCGCTTCCGGTGATTCCGCCCGGGGCGAACGTGGTTCCGCCAACCGGTCGAAGGCGGCGAGCCCCGGAGGGCGGAAGGGAGCCCGCGCGAAGCCCGAGACCCGCCTGGGCATGGTTCGCCGGGCGCGTCGCATCAACCGCGAGCTGGCCGACGTCTACTACTACGCGCACCCCGAGCTGGACTTCGAGAACCCCTTCCAGCTCCTCGTCGCCACCGTCCTGTCGGCCCAGACGACGGACCTGCGGGTCAACCAGACGACGCCCGCCCTCTTCGCCGCCTACCCGACCCCCGAGGACATGGCGGCGGCCGACCCGGAGCTGCTGGAGCAGCTGATCCGCCCCACCGGCTTCTTCCGCAACAAGACGAAGTCGCTGATCGGGCTCTCGGCGGCGCTGCGCGACGACTTCGCGGGCGAGGTGCCCGCGACGCTGGAGGAGCTCGTGAAGCTCCCCGGCGTCGGCCGCAAGACGGCGTTCGTCGTCCTCGGCAACGCCTTCGGCGTCCCCGGGCTGACCGTCGACACCCACTTCGGCCGGCTCGTGCGCCGCTGGGGGCTCACCGACCAGACCGACCCCGACCGCGTCGAGACGGAGATCGCGGAGATCATCCCGAAGAAGGAGTGGACGGACTTCTCGCACCGCACCATCTTCCACGGCCGCCGCGTCTGCCACTCCCGCAAGCCGGCCTGCGGCGCCTGCCCGATCGCCGAGCTGTGCCCCGCCTACGGGGAGGGCGAGACGGACCCGGAGAAGGCGCGGAAGCTGCTCAAGTACGAGATGGGCGGGCAGCCCGGCCAGCGGCTGCGGCCCCCGGCCGACTACCCCGGCGAACCCGCGCCCGGCCCGTCCGCCGACCAGCCCGCCGATCCGGGGGTGGCCCGGTGA
- a CDS encoding NUDIX hydrolase, with product MRVPETDGAPVLVSADGIPAWLEPVAEAAATVRPEQLSRFLPPATGGRQSAVLVLFGEVAGPDGDPGPDLLLMERSSTLRSHAGQPSFPGGALDPEDGDPQGDGPLRAALREAQEETALDPAGVQVFGVLPKLYIPVSGFVVTPVLGWWRDRTPVQVVDVGETARVFTVPVRELAEPDNRGTVVHPSGYRGPCFQVRGSLVWGFTAGVIDRILHYAGWERPWDTGRRIPLDRSS from the coding sequence GTGAGGGTCCCCGAGACGGACGGCGCGCCCGTCCTCGTCAGCGCGGACGGCATCCCCGCCTGGCTGGAACCGGTCGCCGAGGCCGCCGCGACGGTCCGCCCCGAGCAGCTGAGCCGCTTCCTGCCCCCGGCCACGGGCGGACGGCAGTCGGCCGTACTCGTGCTCTTCGGCGAGGTGGCGGGACCCGACGGCGACCCAGGCCCCGACCTGCTGCTCATGGAGCGGTCCAGCACCCTGCGGTCGCACGCCGGTCAGCCCTCCTTCCCCGGCGGCGCCCTCGACCCGGAGGACGGCGACCCGCAGGGCGACGGACCGCTGCGGGCCGCGCTGCGGGAGGCCCAGGAGGAGACGGCGCTCGACCCGGCGGGCGTCCAGGTGTTCGGCGTCCTGCCCAAGCTCTACATCCCGGTGAGCGGATTCGTCGTCACGCCCGTGCTGGGCTGGTGGCGGGACCGCACACCCGTGCAGGTCGTGGACGTCGGGGAGACGGCGCGGGTGTTCACCGTCCCCGTGCGCGAGCTGGCCGAACCGGACAACCGCGGCACCGTGGTCCACCCCAGCGGCTATCGAGGCCCGTGCTTCCAGGTACGCGGCAGTCTCGTGTGGGGCTTCACGGCCGGCGTGATCGACCGCATCCTGCACTACGCCGGCTGGGAGCGGCCGTGGGACACCGGGCGGCGCATACCGCTGGACCGGTCCTCCTGA
- a CDS encoding Crp/Fnr family transcriptional regulator — protein MDDVLRRAPLFAALDEEQAAELRASMSETTLARGEALFHEGDPGDRLYVVTEGKVKLHRSSPDGRENMLAVLGPGELIGELSLFDPGPRTATASALTEVKLLGLGHGDLQPWLNVRPEVASALLRAVARRLRRTNDSMSDLVFSDVPGRVAKALLDLSRRFGVQSEEGIHVVHDLTQEELAQLVGASRETVNKALADFASRGWLRLEARAVILLDVERLAKRSR, from the coding sequence GTGGACGACGTTCTGCGGCGCGCCCCGCTGTTCGCGGCGCTGGATGAGGAGCAGGCGGCTGAGCTGCGTGCCTCCATGTCAGAGACGACGCTGGCCCGAGGCGAGGCCCTTTTCCACGAGGGCGACCCCGGCGACCGGCTCTACGTCGTCACCGAGGGGAAGGTGAAGCTGCACCGCAGCTCCCCCGACGGCCGGGAGAACATGCTCGCCGTCCTCGGCCCCGGCGAGCTCATCGGTGAGCTGTCCCTCTTCGACCCGGGCCCGCGCACGGCCACGGCCAGCGCGCTGACCGAGGTGAAGCTGCTGGGCCTGGGGCACGGCGATCTCCAGCCGTGGCTGAACGTGCGCCCCGAGGTGGCCTCCGCGCTGCTGCGGGCCGTGGCCCGCCGGCTGCGCCGCACCAACGACTCCATGTCGGACCTGGTCTTCTCCGACGTGCCGGGCCGCGTGGCCAAGGCCCTGCTGGACCTCTCCCGCCGGTTCGGCGTGCAGTCCGAGGAGGGCATCCACGTCGTCCACGACCTCACCCAGGAGGAGCTGGCGCAGCTCGTCGGCGCCTCCCGGGAGACGGTCAACAAGGCGCTCGCCGACTTCGCCAGCCGCGGCTGGCTGCGGCTGGAGGCACGCGCGGTGATCCTGCTCGACGTCGAGCGGCTGGCCAAGCGCTCCCGCTGA